The window GTACAGGTGCAATTCTTCGGCGTGCTCACCAAATATTCGACGTACTGCTTCTTGGTAATCATATCCCTAAAATGATACTTGTGGTCCTCAAGCGTAAGTCCTGCATTGGTCACCGAGCCCCGTTAGGGGCGACATTTTACAGCCCAGAGCGTGAGCTATGGGAACCTTGAATGCCCGCCCTCCATTTGACAATCGTCTCGCTCCGTCATTTAGCCTACACCTTATTCGTCTCCGCCCATACTCTCCGTATCACTTTCACCGCCTCCTCAATATCCTTCCCCGTAATCCCATAGTGAGTGACAGCGCGGAAACGGCCATTGCCGATGTCGCCAATTTTCACGCCTTCACGTGCCAGCGTCTGCGCAAAAGAGGGGCCTTCTGGTGGAGGTTTCTGCGGTCCGAAAATGACGATGTTGGTCTGCACGGTATCAAGATCGAGCGTCATGCCCGGCAAATCGACCAGGTCATTCGCGAGAATACGTGCGTTGTAATGATCTTCAGTCAACCGCTCGGTCATTTCCCCCAACGCAACGAGACCTGCCGCGGCAATCACTCCAGCTTGTCGCATACCACCACCGACCATCTTCCGTATTCGGCGAGCACGAGCAATGAACTCTTTACTGCCACACAGCAACGAACCAACCGGCGCAGCCAGACCTTTTGATAAACAGAACTGCACCGAATCAACATACTGTGTGAACTTCGTCTCCGAACAGCCCGAAGCTACAGCTGCATTGAGAATCCGCGAGCCATCAAGATGAATCGGCAAACCAGCGGCATCGGCGATATCTCGTAACGAACGGAACATCATGGGTTGCACCACGGTCCCGCCACAGCGATTGTGGGTATTCTCAATACAAATCACTCCTGGTGATGCATAATGGAGATTGGTCGCCGCCGGACGAATGGCACTTTTTACCGCTTCAACTGGCAAATCACCAAACCGCCCGGTCGGAACCGGATGAAAGACAATGCCGCCCAGCGCTGATGCCCCACCCGCTTCGTAGTTATAGATATGCGAGTTATCGCCAAGAATCGCCTCTTGTCCACGCTGGCAATGGGCCAGCAGCGACACGAGGTTGCCCATCGTGCCACTGACGACAAATAACGCGGCTTCTTTACCCATGCGTTCCGCGGCTTTTTCCTCCAAGCGGTTGACGGTCGGATCTTCGCCCATGACATCATCGCCCAACTCAGCGCGGTACATGGCTTCCCGCATCGCTGGGCTCGGTAAGGTTACGGTATCGCTACGTAGATCGATCATAGGTACTCCGTTGTGCTTCGCAAATGCAAAATGAAAAATGCAAAATTGAGAATGTCAGGAAGGGATCTTTCATTTCCGATCACTTATCCTCTCCTCCATTGTCCATCGCTTCCTATCATTTTTCATTCTCCATTATTATTTTTTCATTTTTCATTGTTCTCACCGTCCTCGCAGCCGTTCCGTCTCTCTCCGTTCTCGTTTCGTCGGTCGTCCCAAACCGGGCGAACGTAGTGGCGGTGGGGCAATATAGAATCCCTTTTCGCGAGGCGGTGGGGGCGGCGAGTGGTCTTCGTACAACAAACGCGCCTCTACGTAGGGACCACGCTGCTCAGAAAGTCCCAGCACTTTGAGTTCTTTCGGGCCGCTCGGATGGGTAAAGACGATTGCGTCATTCGCACGCACCAGCTTGTGAGGTTTGGCTGGGTGACCGTTGACCTCAACTTTCCCCCCATCACACGCATCCGCGGCTAACGATCGGCTTTTGTAAAAGCGCGCGGCCCATAGCCAACGATCTAACCGTACCGTTTCATCAGGTTTCACTTGGTCTGCCATAGCTCCTGTTTTCTTTCCCTCTCTTCTGTTTCAAATCATAAGAATGACTGCCTCGCAACAGTTGTCGACACTTCCCTCAGCGTCGGTCGTACGCATAGCGCACGCTGCACAATACTGTAACGAAGAGCGCTCATGAACTTGAGTGGCCTGGTACGACATGGTAGCGTCGGCCCCACGATAAGGAGGACACTATGGACGCCAAAGCCGGAGCTCGTGAACGTTTCACTGCAGCGCAAGACAGTTTAATTGCTTTGAGTCATCGCATTCATGCTCACCCCGAATTGGGATTTGAAGAAGAAAAATCGTCGGCGTGGCTGGCTGACATGCTCAGCGATGCTGGCTTTGCCGTGCAAAAGGGCTTTTGTAACCTTCCCACAGCGTTCATCGCTCGCGCAGGCCATGGGCCGCTCCATATCGGCATTTGTGCTGAGTACGATGCCTTACCTGGCATTGGTCACGCCTGCGGGCATAACCTCATTGCCGCAATGGCTGTCGGCGCAGCAATCGCGGTAGCTAAAGTCGCCGATGACGTTGGCCTCACAGTCAGTGTTCTCGGCACCCCCGCAGAAGAAGCAGGGGACGGTGGCGGAAAAATCCTTCTCCTTGAACGTGGGGGGTACAAAGGAATACACGCTGCGATGATGGTCCACCCTGCCCCGTTCGATGTGGTCGATCCTGCGATTATCGCCTGCTCGATGTTCGAAGTGCGATACACAGGCAAAGAAGCACATGCTTCGGCGTTTCCCGATCGCGGCATCAACGCTGCAGATGCACTCACCGTAGCGCAGACTGCGATTGGTCTGCTGCGACAACACATTCGGCAGACTGACCGCATCCATGGCATTATCACCAAAGGTGGGGATGCTCCGAATGTCATCCCTGCGCATACTGCAGCGAAATACATCGTCCGAGCAAAAACCCTCGCCGAATTAGACAGCATAAAACAAAAAGTACTGCGTTGCTTTGAAGCCGGTGCCCTCGCTACTGGCGCAGAGTTCGAAGTTTTCGGCGGTCAAAAGCCGTACGCAGAACATGTTTCCGATCTCGATATGGCAGCGCTCTATCAACGCAATATCGAAGCGCTAGGCCGCAAGATGCGCGAGCTTGGCCCGATCAGAGAGCGCGCCGCCGGATCGACTGACATGGGCAACGTGTCGCTTGCCATGCCCTCTATCCATCCCATGATCGGCATTGACTCAACACCTGCCGTCAATCACCAACCGGAGTTCACTGCGCACTGCGCAACTCCCGCTGCGGATAAGGCGGTCCTCGATGGTGGCCTTGCTATGGCGTGGACTGCCATTGATATTGCGACGGATGCCACAGTGAGGGAGCGGCTGCTAAAGAGGGCTGTGTAGACCTCATGGCAATTGCCTGCATCCCACCTCCATAGCTTTCGACTTTTTCCCTGCCCAGCAATGGCTTGTAGTTAAGGAATAGCTGTCATTGCGCCGTTCATGTTTCGACAGGCTCGGCACGAACGGAGATCGTTCCCTGAGCCTGTTTTTCCCGTTCGCCCTGAGCCTGTCGAAGGGCGATGAGTATGGAAGTCATCCACTGGGCACCGTAGTACCCTGCTATAAATCCGCAATATACGTCAGCCCGGTGATACTCGGCAGGAAACAGTACGCTGCGCCGCGGGTGGTCACAAAGTCGGCAAATGGTGGTAGCGTAACCATGCCAGACGCCGTCGGTAACTGAAATCCTGTCTCTCCCAGTGTGTTATTTCCTGTGATCAAGTCCTTGCTGGCGCTGGTCAGCTCTGGCCGAAAACCACCGCGATTGATCCAACTTGTCATGAGAAACTCAAATTGGTCCTCAATGCTGGCGCAGACAAACACTCCTAAGAGCCCGCGCTCGTGTTGGTCGCGGGTTACAGGATCATATTTGGGACCGTATGGCATCCCACGACGTACGATTGGGTGTCGATCACCATCGGCGCCGGCCACCGAATCGCCCCGCGGATTGGTGCGACGAATATGTGCATCAAACGGACAGACGAGTCCTTGCGCGTCATCAGTAAAAGCAAAGTCGTTTAGCTGATGATCTGGCGGTATTGAGGGCAGTGTGGATGGCGTTTTCGCCGTGAGCGCGACACCATTAAGCCAGCGGCCACAAATCTTAGCGGCAATCTTTTCGCGGTCGAGCTTCGTAACAGCAGCAGCCGTGCTCAAATATGCCTCAAAACCCTCGACATCCTGCTGCAGAATGCGAAACGCGGCAAAGCTCCCATTACGCCCAAAGTCCAATGGGTGCGGAACGGGATATTGGAATCCTTCCCATTGGCTTGGATGGCCGAGG is drawn from Deltaproteobacteria bacterium and contains these coding sequences:
- a CDS encoding M20 family metallopeptidase; amino-acid sequence: MDAKAGARERFTAAQDSLIALSHRIHAHPELGFEEEKSSAWLADMLSDAGFAVQKGFCNLPTAFIARAGHGPLHIGICAEYDALPGIGHACGHNLIAAMAVGAAIAVAKVADDVGLTVSVLGTPAEEAGDGGGKILLLERGGYKGIHAAMMVHPAPFDVVDPAIIACSMFEVRYTGKEAHASAFPDRGINAADALTVAQTAIGLLRQHIRQTDRIHGIITKGGDAPNVIPAHTAAKYIVRAKTLAELDSIKQKVLRCFEAGALATGAEFEVFGGQKPYAEHVSDLDMAALYQRNIEALGRKMRELGPIRERAAGSTDMGNVSLAMPSIHPMIGIDSTPAVNHQPEFTAHCATPAADKAVLDGGLAMAWTAIDIATDATVRERLLKRAV
- the ltaE gene encoding low-specificity L-threonine aldolase codes for the protein MIDLRSDTVTLPSPAMREAMYRAELGDDVMGEDPTVNRLEEKAAERMGKEAALFVVSGTMGNLVSLLAHCQRGQEAILGDNSHIYNYEAGGASALGGIVFHPVPTGRFGDLPVEAVKSAIRPAATNLHYASPGVICIENTHNRCGGTVVQPMMFRSLRDIADAAGLPIHLDGSRILNAAVASGCSETKFTQYVDSVQFCLSKGLAAPVGSLLCGSKEFIARARRIRKMVGGGMRQAGVIAAAGLVALGEMTERLTEDHYNARILANDLVDLPGMTLDLDTVQTNIVIFGPQKPPPEGPSFAQTLAREGVKIGDIGNGRFRAVTHYGITGKDIEEAVKVIRRVWAETNKV
- a CDS encoding RNA-binding S4 domain-containing protein, which gives rise to MADQVKPDETVRLDRWLWAARFYKSRSLAADACDGGKVEVNGHPAKPHKLVRANDAIVFTHPSGPKELKVLGLSEQRGPYVEARLLYEDHSPPPPPREKGFYIAPPPLRSPGLGRPTKRERRETERLRGR